A stretch of DNA from Catenulispora acidiphila DSM 44928:
GTCGTTGGTGCTGCCGACCAGGACCAGGAAGCCGCGGCGGTAGGCCTCGTCCTCGACCGAGCGCGCGAGGGCGGAGAAGAAGGGGTTCGCCAGGTCGTCGACCACCAGACCGATGGTGCGCGAATCCTGTGCCTTGCGTCTGAGGTTGCGGGCGATATCGTTACGCTGGTAACCCAGAGCCCTGATCGCCTCCTCGACCCGGGCCGCGGTCTGCGGGGCCACGCCGGTCTCGCCGGCCACCACCCGCGAGACCGTCATCAGCGACACCCCCGCCGCCCGCGCCACGTCTTTCATCGTGGGCCGCGCTGCCATCGGTCCTCCTCGTTCGGCTGGTTAACGTTACCATCCGTAATTCCTCAGCGCGTCCCATTGACAACTCTTCTCAGGGGCCAGACAATCCCCGATGCCTGTGAACGTTCACACCGTACTGCGTCAGTGCTCGCGTCGAGAGAAGAGACATCGTGACCGGTTCGAACCGCACAGGGCGCCCACGGCGCCTCAGCTCCCTGATATCGGCCGGGGCCCTGGTGGCCGCGACCGCACTGGGCACCGCGGGGCTGTCCGCGGGTGCCGCCCACGCCGCCGCCCCCGCCTTCGTCGCCGATCCGGCCTCCACGGTCAACACCCTGGTGATGACCTCCGGCGGCGGCAACGACTTCCCCGGCGCCGACTCCCCGTTCGGCATGGTGCAGTGGAGCCCGGACTCCCCCAACGGCAGCCGCAACGCCGGCGGCGGCTATGACTACAGCGCCAACTCCACCCGCGGGTTCTCCCTGACCCACGTCGCCGGACCCGGCTGCGGCGCCATGGGCGACCTGCCGGTCCTGCCGTTCACCGGCGGGCTGCCCTCCGGCGACCCGGGTGTGCTCACCGAATCGCTGAACCACAGCACCGAGACCGGAAACGCCGGCTACTACACGGTGAGCACCGGCTCGACGCCGGTGAAGACCGAGCTGACGACCACGGCCCACACCGGGATCGCCCGCTTCACCTTCCCGGCCACCACGCAGGCCGACCTGCTGCTCAAGCTGCTGGACAGCCAGAACGGCAGCAGCGCCACCGCCGCGCAGATCGTCGGCAGCAACGAGGTCACCGGCCAGCTCACCTCCGGCGGCTTCTGCGGCGAGGCCGGCAGCTACACGCTGCACTTCGACATGGTCTTCTCGCAGAACTTCACCTCCTCGCAGGTCATCACCGAAAGCGGCCAGGGCAGCCCGAACTCGGTGTTCCTGAACTTCAACACCAGCTCCAACCAGACCGTCCAGGCCAAGGTCGGCATCTCCTACGTCTCGGCCGCAAACGCTTCCGCCAACCTGGCCGCCGAACAGTCGGGGTTCAACTTCTCCACGGTGCAGACCGCCGCGCACAACGCCTGGAACGCCCAGCTGAACAAGATCCAGATAGCCGGCGGCACCACCAGCCAGCAGCAGCTGTTCTACACCTCGCTCTACCACGCGCTGCTGCACCCCAACACGGTGACCGACGTCAACAACCAGTACATGGGCTTCGACAACGCCGTGCACACCGCCGCCTCCGGCCACCCGCAGTACGACCAGTTCTCCGGCTGGGACGTCTACAAGGGCCAGACCCAGCTCGCCGCGTTCGTCGATCCCTCGATCGCCTCGGACCAGGCGCAGTCGCTGGTGAACGACTACGCCCAGGGCGGGACGTTCCCGCAGTGGGGCTTCATGAACTTCTACAACTGGGTCATGGACGGTGACCCGGCGACCGCCGCCATCGCGAACTACTACGCCTTCGGCGGCACGAACTTCAACACCTCCACCGCGCTGTCGGACATGCTGAATGAGGCCACGACCAACAACAACGTGCGCCGCGGGACCTCGCTGGAGAACACCTACGGCTACCTGCCCTCGGACCTCTACACCGGCTCCCTGGGCTGCTGCAACGTCCGCGACACGGCCTCCAGCCTCATCGAGTACGACAACGCCGACTTCGCGCTGTCCCGCTTCGCCTCCTCCATGGGCGACTCGGCCAACGCGACCAAGTTCAACGCCCGGGCCAACAACTGGAAGCACATCTTCAACCCGGCCAACCAGCTGCTGAACCCCGAGTCGAGCAACGGCAG
This window harbors:
- a CDS encoding GH92 family glycosyl hydrolase, which translates into the protein MAATALGTAGLSAGAAHAAAPAFVADPASTVNTLVMTSGGGNDFPGADSPFGMVQWSPDSPNGSRNAGGGYDYSANSTRGFSLTHVAGPGCGAMGDLPVLPFTGGLPSGDPGVLTESLNHSTETGNAGYYTVSTGSTPVKTELTTTAHTGIARFTFPATTQADLLLKLLDSQNGSSATAAQIVGSNEVTGQLTSGGFCGEAGSYTLHFDMVFSQNFTSSQVITESGQGSPNSVFLNFNTSSNQTVQAKVGISYVSAANASANLAAEQSGFNFSTVQTAAHNAWNAQLNKIQIAGGTTSQQQLFYTSLYHALLHPNTVTDVNNQYMGFDNAVHTAASGHPQYDQFSGWDVYKGQTQLAAFVDPSIASDQAQSLVNDYAQGGTFPQWGFMNFYNWVMDGDPATAAIANYYAFGGTNFNTSTALSDMLNEATTNNNVRRGTSLENTYGYLPSDLYTGSLGCCNVRDTASSLIEYDNADFALSRFASSMGDSANATKFNARANNWKHIFNPANQLLNPESSNGSFDSITTGSTTGFTESTAAQNRFDVGFDQAGLAALYGGNSAINSALDYYFQSFNSSHSDQSFLSNEVDLGTPWFYDWTGEPSHTQSVVNRMLNQLYQDTPAGFPNNDDLGTMSSQYVWGALGMYPVTPGSADLALNSPLFTQAVVHLDSGSTITINAPAASASNYYIQSLTVNGTASTHTWLPASTWKSGATLNFTLGSSASSWGTAAGDAPPSYDQSSAGGAVGPLTSGIAGKCADDDHRGTANGTKIQLWSCNGSVAQQFTANANGSLGIMGGCLDVTSGGSADGTLVQLYTCNNTGSQVWQQQSNGSLVNPQSGKCLDDPGSSTTDGTQLQIYTCNGSNAQKWTIP